From Drosophila santomea strain STO CAGO 1482 chromosome 2R, Prin_Dsan_1.1, whole genome shotgun sequence:
TCGGTGGGCTGTCCTTCTATGCTGGTCTCAAGCTCATCCTGTCCGTAGGCCTCTGGTTCAGTGCCCCATACAGCACCAATCACCTATTTGATTTGCTTGATAAGCACGCGATGGGAATATTCGGACCACTTGTCGAGGAAGGCGTTCGCTGGCATGAAGAAGTCAATAGAAACATTTGTCGCAACTTTCTGCAAATACAACTGGGGGCGGTGATAATGCCAAAGGACGTGGATGAGCAGGCTAGCGAGCCGCAGATCAACAACCACCTCTTGAAAAAAGAACTGTCGAATCTCATGGCGGAGATTGGAAAGGATGAGGCTGGCCATCGCCGTCAGCATGAGCGCTCTATAAGGCGATACTCCCCTCAGTATTTACAAGCAGCTGAGATGCACCGTGATTCCATGCACTTGAGCCAAAGATCGGGGGACCAGCAGCAGGCCGGATATAAGCCATCTTCAGCCGTGCCAAAGGCAGGTCATCCTAAGTAGCaatattttggttttgctgCCCTTTCAAGACGTTACTAAATAAATGCCGAGTCGGATAATCCAAAATCTTGGCGTTGAATCACTCATGGGGAGTTTACAGAAGCAGCTGCCACTGCGGCGCGACTCTCCATTAATCTTCAATTAGAAAAGTTCAATGCCAGCGGACGGGCATGTTAATTGATTCATGGATCGGCGCCAGGAATCGATGATCCAACGATCAGTAGCGATTTGTTGGCCATTGGCCCACATTGTTATTACAAATTGGCGAACAAAACTGCGGCCGATAAATTGTTGATCGCAAAGCAGAACACTTGCACCGACCTTTGACGGCGGCGATGCAGCTGATTAATTGAGAACGGCGAAGGGCAGGcaggcgaaaacaaaagactgAAGCAACGAACTTGTTGCAACGGTCGCGACGCGTGTTGCGGTGTTTTTGGGgaatgctgttgctgctggcaaCAATCTTAATGCAATTAGCACACTATTAATCTTGATCAAAATCCGAAACTCAGCAAATTCGCAATAACAACCGCAATGTAAGTGACGCATTCGTCACCGCATTGTAAagcaatttgttttaatttcgcTTATCGATGATTTTCGTGGATCCGATTTGGCAAACCAATTCTCGATGGGGGTCGAAACAAATTCTAGAAGCAATAAAGTGttttatcatttaaataacatttattgctttattaaTTTCCTGTATTTCGTTTGAGTATAATGATTATGTAGAAACCAGAGTTAACCTTTCTTACCAAGGAGGTTAAAGAATACAAATTATTGacttataaattatatatacataagaGAGCAAGGAAACTTGTTCAGCAAAGAGGGTTATGGAggttttaattataaaaacatatacatgATTCTAAAACATCTTCCAGTGCACTTAATCATTTGCATTCAGAGGTTATTTCATCAGCTGCCTGCACCCACGTCGAGGAGTCATTAGCTCCTGGCCAAagttccttagcctttggtCGGACTTTTCTCAATTCTCAATTCTCGG
This genomic window contains:
- the LOC120446833 gene encoding uncharacterized protein LOC120446833, which translates into the protein MLRLVYIYYGTLLPGWSTLRAFGQGRRHFFVLWLKYWVIYALLQALGVSTDFLLGGLSFYAGLKLILSVGLWFSAPYSTNHLFDLLDKHAMGIFGPLVEEGVRWHEEVNRNICRNFLQIQLGAVIMPKDVDEQASEPQINNHLLKKELSNLMAEIGKDEAGHRRQHERSIRRYSPQYLQAAEMHRDSMHLSQRSGDQQQAGYKPSSAVPKAGHPK